The following coding sequences lie in one Bacteroidota bacterium genomic window:
- a CDS encoding deoxyhypusine synthase family protein, whose amino-acid sequence MKNKGPVSQFMQHHYRHFNAAALMDAAKAYEAHMDAGGKMMITLAGAMSTAELGISLAEMIRQDKVQIISCTGANLEEDLMNLVAHKHYKRVPNYRDLSPQDEWELLEQGFNRVTDTCIPEEEAFRRLQKHIFKLWKEADEKGERYFPHEFMYKMLLSGVLEQYYEIDPKNSWMLAAAEKNLPIVVPGWEDSTMGNIFASYVIKGELKSTTVKSGIDYMVWLSDWYRHNSSGKGVGFFQIGGGIAGDFPICVVPMMYQDLEWTDVPFWAYFCQISDSTTSYGSYSGAVPNEKITWGKLDINTPKFIIESDATIVAPLVFAWILGW is encoded by the coding sequence ATGAAAAACAAAGGTCCTGTTTCGCAATTCATGCAGCACCATTATCGCCACTTCAATGCCGCAGCATTGATGGACGCTGCCAAAGCCTATGAGGCCCATATGGATGCCGGCGGCAAAATGATGATTACCCTGGCCGGAGCCATGAGTACTGCCGAGCTGGGGATCTCGCTGGCCGAAATGATTCGTCAGGACAAGGTGCAAATCATCTCATGCACCGGGGCCAACCTCGAGGAAGACCTCATGAACCTGGTTGCCCACAAGCACTACAAACGCGTGCCTAATTACCGCGACCTGAGTCCGCAGGACGAATGGGAATTGCTCGAACAAGGTTTCAACAGGGTGACCGATACCTGCATACCGGAAGAAGAAGCTTTCCGCCGGCTGCAAAAACATATTTTCAAGCTTTGGAAAGAAGCCGACGAAAAAGGCGAACGATACTTCCCGCATGAGTTTATGTACAAAATGCTGCTTTCGGGCGTGCTCGAACAATACTACGAAATTGACCCCAAAAACAGCTGGATGCTCGCAGCAGCCGAAAAAAACCTCCCAATTGTTGTGCCAGGCTGGGAAGACTCGACCATGGGCAACATCTTTGCCTCATATGTCATCAAAGGCGAACTGAAATCCACCACCGTGAAAAGCGGTATCGACTACATGGTTTGGCTTTCCGACTGGTATCGCCACAATTCGTCAGGCAAGGGCGTAGGCTTTTTCCAGATCGGCGGAGGCATTGCCGGCGACTTCCCGATCTGTGTGGTGCCCATGATGTATCAGGACCTGGAGTGGACCGACGTTCCTTTCTGGGCCTACTTCTGCCAGATTTCGGATTCGACCACCAGCTACGGTTCCTATTCAGGCGCCGTGCCCAATGAAAAGATCACCTGGGGCAAGCTCGATATCAACACCCCCAAGTTCATCATCGAATCCGACGCCACCATCGTCGCTCCGCTGGTGTTTGCCTGGATACTGGGCTGGTGA
- the asnB gene encoding asparagine synthase B, which produces MCGIVCVFDLKSDAAAIRPQILDMSKKVRHRGPDWSGIYAGERVIMAHERLAIVDPISGGQPLYNEDKTVVLAVNGEIYNHMELRAGLSRPYRFRTQSDCEVILALYEEKGVNFLDDLNGIFAFALYDSRNHTYLVARDHIGIIPLYIGWDKFGNFYTASELKALEGVCNRIESFPPGHYYHSAEGKMVRWYARDWTDYEAVKDNATDLAQLRSALEAAVHRQLMSDVPYGVLLSGGLDSSIISAIASRFAPRRIESGDQQTAWWPRLHSFAIGLEGSPDLAAARKVADHLGTVHHEIHYTVQEGLDAIRDVIYHIETYDVTTVRASTPMYLMARVIKSMGIKMVLSGEGADEVFGGYLYFHKAPDPQAFHEETVRKLSKLHLYDCLRANKSLAAWGVEGRVPFLDKEFLDVAMRLNPADKKPGNGRIEKWVLRKAFEDYLPAEVAWRQKEQFSDGVGYNWIDSLKKLVSEQVSDEQMANARFRFPVNTPQSKEEYYYRSIFSEHFPSDTAAATVPSVPSVACSTPEALAWDPAFRKMIDPSGRAVAGVHAQSYQPE; this is translated from the coding sequence ATGTGCGGAATAGTTTGTGTATTCGATCTGAAGTCGGACGCAGCAGCCATCAGGCCTCAGATACTCGACATGTCAAAAAAGGTGCGCCACCGTGGCCCCGACTGGTCGGGCATTTATGCCGGCGAGCGGGTCATCATGGCACACGAGCGCTTGGCCATTGTGGATCCGATTTCCGGCGGGCAGCCTCTGTATAACGAAGACAAAACAGTTGTACTCGCTGTGAATGGCGAGATATATAACCATATGGAGCTCAGGGCCGGCCTGAGCAGGCCTTACAGGTTTCGCACCCAGTCGGACTGCGAGGTGATCCTGGCGCTTTACGAAGAAAAGGGGGTAAACTTTCTCGATGACCTCAATGGCATCTTTGCTTTTGCCTTATACGACAGCCGCAATCATACCTATCTGGTAGCCCGCGACCACATTGGCATCATACCACTGTATATTGGTTGGGACAAGTTTGGAAATTTTTACACAGCTTCGGAGCTCAAGGCCCTCGAGGGGGTATGCAACCGCATCGAAAGCTTCCCTCCCGGGCATTATTACCACAGTGCCGAAGGCAAAATGGTGCGCTGGTATGCGCGCGACTGGACAGATTACGAGGCGGTAAAAGACAACGCCACCGATCTTGCGCAGCTCCGTTCAGCCCTGGAAGCGGCTGTGCACAGGCAGCTGATGTCGGATGTGCCATACGGAGTATTGCTGTCGGGTGGCCTCGATTCGTCCATCATCTCGGCCATCGCCAGCCGTTTTGCACCCAGGCGCATTGAAAGTGGTGACCAGCAAACCGCATGGTGGCCCCGGCTGCACAGCTTTGCCATCGGTCTCGAAGGCTCGCCCGACCTGGCTGCTGCCCGCAAGGTGGCCGATCACCTGGGCACGGTTCACCACGAAATCCACTACACTGTGCAGGAAGGCCTCGACGCCATACGCGATGTGATCTATCACATCGAAACCTACGACGTGACCACAGTGCGCGCTTCTACGCCCATGTATCTGATGGCCAGGGTGATCAAGTCGATGGGCATCAAGATGGTGCTCTCAGGCGAGGGAGCTGACGAAGTGTTCGGTGGTTACCTTTATTTCCACAAAGCACCTGATCCACAGGCTTTTCACGAAGAAACTGTCCGAAAACTCAGTAAACTGCATCTGTACGATTGCCTCCGTGCCAACAAATCCCTTGCAGCCTGGGGTGTGGAGGGCAGGGTGCCTTTTCTCGACAAGGAATTTCTTGATGTAGCTATGCGCCTTAACCCGGCCGACAAAAAGCCCGGCAATGGCCGCATTGAAAAATGGGTGCTTCGCAAGGCGTTCGAAGACTACCTGCCTGCCGAAGTCGCCTGGAGGCAAAAAGAGCAATTCTCCGACGGGGTAGGTTACAACTGGATCGACAGCCTGAAAAAACTGGTCAGCGAGCAGGTGAGCGACGAGCAAATGGCCAATGCCCGGTTCCGCTTTCCGGTGAACACCCCCCAAAGCAAGGAAGAATACTACTATCGCAGCATCTTCAGCGAGCACTTTCCTTCCGATACCGCCGCCGCCACCGTACCCTCAGTGCCTTCGGTGGCCTGCAGCACCCCCGAAGCCCTGGCATGGGATCCCGCCTTCCGGAAAATGATCGACCCCTCCGGCAGGGCTGTTGCCGGAGTGCATGCACAGTCGTATCAGCCGGAATAA